The sequence CGGGTTCGACGAACGCGTCGAGAACGTCGACCCCACGGAAGTGGCCAAACGACGGCCTCCAGTTGGTGACCTCGAGGAAATCTTCGAGGAAGCAGGTGTCGAGTACGAAGTTCGCGGTGCGCTGGGTGAAGTGTCCTCGAAGGTAGTCGACATGGCCATCGACGTCGACGCCGACCGCATGGTCCTCGGCGGACGTCGCCGGTCGCCCGCCGAAAAGGCCGTCCTCGGGTCAGTCTCTCAGGAGATTATCCTGCAGGCACCGTGTCCGGTTACCTACTTCCGGGACCTCGACGTCATGGAGTAAGGCAGGGTAGCCTGCAGTCGCCCCTTCTACATGCACCTGCGACGACCAGTCTCGAGTCTCGAGTAAGCGACTCGAGGAGCCCGCCCGGGAACCATCCGCTGGCCTCAGGCCAGCCCAATGGGCTCGCTGTAGGCACCGTACTGGTCCTCGAAGATCGCCATGATCTCGCCCATCGTGACGTACGCTTTCACTGCGTCGACGACGTACGGTAGCACGTTTTCACCCTCCTCGCTCGCCTCGGCCAGTGCGTCGAGCGTCTCCGCCACTGCGTCGTCGTCGCGCCTCGCTTTGACCTCCTCGAGTCGAGCGAGCTGTCGTTCCTGGGTGGTTTCGTCGACCTGCAGGACGTCCGGGCTGGTGTCTTCCTCGAGGGTGTACTCGTTGACACCAACGACGACTTCCTCGCCGCGCTCGACGCGGGTCTGGTACTCGTAGGACGCGTCCTGGATCTCCCGGTGGAAGTAGCCGTCGTCGATTCCCTGCAGGATGCCGTCCCTGACCGAGCCGTTACCCATGTCGCGAATCTCCTCGAGGTAGGCCATCGCCCGCTCTTCGAACTGGGTGGTCAGGGACTCGATCGCGTAGCTTCCCCCGAGCGGGTCGACGACGTCTGCGACGCCGGACTCCTCGGCGATGATCTGCTGGGTTCGCAGGGCGACGCGGACGGCCTCCTCGGAGGGAAGCGCGAGTGCCTCGTCGAAGCTGTTCGTGTGCAGCGACTGGGTGCCACCGAAGACGCCGGCCAGCGCCTGGATCGTCACCCTGACGACGTTGTTCAGCGGCTGTTGGGCGGTCAGCGACTGGCCCGCGGTCTGGGTGTGGAACTTCAGGCGCCTGGACTCGTCGGCCTCGGCGTCGTACCACTCGTCCATCACGCGGGCGTAGAGTCGCCGGGCAGCCCGGAACTTCGCGACCTCCTCGAGCAGCGAGTTGTGACAGTTGAAGAAAAAAGAGAGTCTGGGGGCGAACTCGTCGACCTCGAGCCCGCGGTCGACGGCGTCTTCGACGTACCCGAAGCCGTCTGCGAGCGTAAAGGCGAGTTCCTGGACGGCAGTGGAGCCAGCTTCACGGATGTGATAGCCCGAGACGGAGATTGGATGGAACTTCGGGGTCTCCTCGGTCGAGAACTCGAGGACGTCGGTGACCAGCTCGAGCGACGGCTCCGGCGGGACGACCCACTCCTTCTGGGCGATGAACTCCTTGAACATGTCGTTCTGAAGGGTGCCACGGAGCTTTTCGCGAGGGACGCCCTGCTGGTCGGCCAGCGCGACGTACATCGCGTAGATGACGGGCGCGGAGGGGTTGATGGTGAACGACGTCGAGATCTCCTCGAGGTCGATGTCGTCGAAGAGGATTTCCATGTCCCGAAGCGTGTCGACTGCGACGCCCTCTTTGCCCACCTCGCCGTCGCTCATCGGATCGTCCGAGTCGATTCCCATCAGCGTCGGCATGTCGAAGGCGACCGAGAGCCCCGTCTGACCCTCGTCGATCAGGTAGTGGAACCGCTCGTTGGTCTCCTCGGCCGTTCCGAAGCCGGCGAACTGGCGCATCGTCCACGTCCGCCCGCGGTACATCGTCGGATAGGCCCCGCGCGTGTAGGGTTCTTGCCCGGGGAAGCCGAGGTCCTCGAGGTAGTCGAGGTCGGCGACGTCGGCGGGCGTGTAGAGCCGGTCGACCTCGAGGTTCGAGACCGTGGCGAACCGGTCCCGGCGTTCGTCCCTGCGCTCGAGGGTCGCCTCGAGGGTTTCCGTCACCCACTCCTCCCGGGCGTCGCGGATCGCCTCGAGCTCGTCGTCGTCGAACATGGACGCAATATTTGCCAGCCACGGTGGTAAGGATTCCGGCGAACGGTAGCACGTTTCACGACGGTCGTTACCAGGGAATCGCACCGGCGACGTCGACCAGTCCCTTCGCGATAGCCGTCAGCACGAGGAGATAACAGGCG is a genomic window of Natrarchaeobaculum aegyptiacum containing:
- a CDS encoding universal stress protein, which produces MAIDTVLLAVGPMDTVRAEGLAETVLEIAEPLEADVVIGHAFTEDEYEDFREGLGFDERVENVDPTEVAKRRPPVGDLEEIFEEAGVEYEVRGALGEVSSKVVDMAIDVDADRMVLGGRRRSPAEKAVLGSVSQEIILQAPCPVTYFRDLDVME
- a CDS encoding acyl-CoA mutase large subunit family protein, which gives rise to MFDDDELEAIRDAREEWVTETLEATLERRDERRDRFATVSNLEVDRLYTPADVADLDYLEDLGFPGQEPYTRGAYPTMYRGRTWTMRQFAGFGTAEETNERFHYLIDEGQTGLSVAFDMPTLMGIDSDDPMSDGEVGKEGVAVDTLRDMEILFDDIDLEEISTSFTINPSAPVIYAMYVALADQQGVPREKLRGTLQNDMFKEFIAQKEWVVPPEPSLELVTDVLEFSTEETPKFHPISVSGYHIREAGSTAVQELAFTLADGFGYVEDAVDRGLEVDEFAPRLSFFFNCHNSLLEEVAKFRAARRLYARVMDEWYDAEADESRRLKFHTQTAGQSLTAQQPLNNVVRVTIQALAGVFGGTQSLHTNSFDEALALPSEEAVRVALRTQQIIAEESGVADVVDPLGGSYAIESLTTQFEERAMAYLEEIRDMGNGSVRDGILQGIDDGYFHREIQDASYEYQTRVERGEEVVVGVNEYTLEEDTSPDVLQVDETTQERQLARLEEVKARRDDDAVAETLDALAEASEEGENVLPYVVDAVKAYVTMGEIMAIFEDQYGAYSEPIGLA